In Leifsonia sp. ZF2019, a genomic segment contains:
- a CDS encoding epoxide hydrolase family protein → MSIDDFRIHVSDELLADLRSRLRATRFVEPLGSVPWDGGAGGAVLRDLVDSWLAFDWRTREAALNAYDQRLADVGGHRLHFVHVPAAGSAETRIPLLLLHGWPSAYTEYLPLAGLLANPAAAGSDARIAFDVIVPSLPGFTFSELPEGPLTRAAIAADLHELMTTVLGYDRYAAFGGDIGGGAATWLGVDHPDHVIGIQLLHAPFPSDGEARTEEERDYLASVDAYDASDGGYSEIMCTRPDTIAAALADSPAGLLAWIADKWHDWVDGDLDAAVARDELLTIATLYWATGSVGTSFRQYFDYDANPPRPPIAAPVGVLLSREPVMAGFPRSLAERAAADLRSFERAPRGGHFLGLEQPHLAADRIREFFGGLA, encoded by the coding sequence ATGAGCATCGACGACTTCCGCATCCACGTGTCCGACGAGCTGCTCGCCGATCTGCGCTCCCGCCTCCGGGCGACCCGCTTCGTCGAGCCGCTCGGCTCCGTGCCGTGGGACGGCGGCGCCGGCGGCGCGGTGCTGCGCGACCTCGTCGATTCGTGGCTCGCCTTCGACTGGCGGACGCGCGAGGCGGCCCTCAACGCGTACGACCAGCGTCTGGCCGACGTGGGAGGCCATCGACTGCACTTCGTCCACGTCCCGGCCGCCGGATCGGCGGAGACGCGCATCCCCCTCCTGCTGCTGCACGGGTGGCCGAGTGCGTACACCGAGTATCTGCCGCTCGCAGGACTGCTCGCGAACCCGGCCGCGGCGGGTTCGGACGCGCGGATCGCCTTCGATGTGATCGTCCCGTCGCTGCCGGGCTTCACCTTCTCCGAGCTGCCGGAGGGGCCGCTCACCCGTGCCGCGATCGCGGCGGACCTCCACGAGCTCATGACGACCGTGCTCGGCTACGACCGTTACGCCGCGTTCGGCGGGGACATCGGCGGGGGTGCGGCGACGTGGCTCGGGGTCGACCATCCGGATCACGTGATCGGGATCCAGCTCCTCCACGCCCCGTTCCCGAGCGACGGCGAGGCGCGCACCGAGGAGGAGCGCGACTATCTCGCGTCCGTCGACGCCTACGACGCGAGCGACGGCGGCTACAGCGAGATCATGTGCACGCGCCCGGACACCATCGCTGCCGCTCTCGCCGACTCCCCCGCCGGTCTGCTCGCCTGGATCGCCGACAAGTGGCATGACTGGGTGGACGGCGATCTGGACGCGGCCGTCGCCCGGGACGAGCTGCTCACGATCGCCACGCTCTACTGGGCGACGGGCAGCGTCGGCACGTCGTTCCGGCAGTACTTCGACTACGACGCGAATCCTCCGCGGCCGCCGATCGCCGCGCCGGTCGGCGTGCTGCTCAGCCGCGAACCCGTCATGGCGGGCTTCCCGCGTTCCCTCGCCGAGCGGGCGGCCGCCGACCTCCGCTCCTTCGAGCGTGCTCCGCGGGGCGGCCACTTCCTCGGCCTGGAGCAGCCGCACCTGGCGGCGGACCGCATCAGGGAGTTCTTCGGCGGGCTCGCCTGA
- a CDS encoding P1 family peptidase yields the protein MTSTEGTTMPLYDDSLPHRLTPPPFWGDRVGNDDVELVPSHGPGRSEVAFDFPGVTVGTAEYVEGPTGATVISVPAGARTSVDARGGAIGIIGRYEELNHAICFAGGSSYGLAAATGVDEELLARTGNRVGWQDLRSASGAVIYDLAARDTGIVPDAALGRAALLAAREDAIPVGRVGAGIAASAGKVDLSRCEFTGQGAAFRRIGPVRILVVTVVNPVGVIVDRDGTVIRGNYDRETGERRLPVIDYEAALLAGEAPTTSPGNTTVTAVITNVKLDDKELRLFGRQVHSSMNRAIQPFHTNHDGDTLFALTTDEVALPPAGSTRLGEQAVNSIALGAIASELAWDAVLSSAR from the coding sequence ATGACCAGCACCGAAGGAACGACGATGCCCCTCTACGACGACAGCCTCCCGCACCGGCTCACCCCTCCGCCGTTCTGGGGCGACCGGGTCGGCAACGACGATGTCGAGCTCGTCCCGTCCCACGGTCCCGGCCGCTCGGAGGTCGCGTTCGACTTCCCCGGCGTCACCGTCGGCACGGCCGAATACGTCGAGGGACCGACCGGCGCGACCGTGATCTCCGTGCCGGCCGGTGCGCGCACCTCCGTGGACGCGCGGGGCGGCGCGATCGGCATCATCGGCCGCTACGAGGAGCTCAACCACGCGATCTGCTTCGCCGGGGGATCGTCCTACGGTCTGGCTGCGGCCACCGGCGTCGATGAGGAGCTTCTCGCACGCACGGGCAACCGGGTCGGCTGGCAGGACCTGCGGTCCGCCTCCGGAGCCGTCATCTACGATCTCGCCGCCCGCGACACCGGCATCGTCCCGGACGCCGCCCTCGGCCGTGCAGCCCTGCTGGCGGCTCGGGAGGACGCCATCCCGGTCGGCCGGGTGGGAGCGGGCATCGCCGCCTCCGCCGGCAAAGTCGATCTCTCGCGGTGCGAGTTCACCGGGCAGGGGGCGGCCTTCCGCCGGATCGGGCCCGTGCGCATCCTGGTCGTCACGGTCGTCAACCCGGTCGGCGTGATCGTCGACCGGGACGGGACCGTCATCCGCGGCAACTACGACCGCGAGACCGGGGAACGGCGACTCCCCGTCATCGACTACGAGGCCGCCCTGCTCGCCGGGGAGGCTCCGACCACGTCGCCGGGCAACACCACGGTGACGGCGGTGATCACCAACGTGAAGCTCGACGACAAGGAGCTGCGGCTGTTCGGACGGCAGGTGCACAGCTCGATGAACCGCGCCATCCAGCCGTTCCACACCAACCACGACGGCGACACGCTCTTCGCGCTGACCACCGACGAGGTCGCCCTCCCGCCGGCCGGCAGCACCCGGCTCGGTGAGCAGGCCGTCAATTCGATCGCGCTCGGGGCGATCGCGTCCGAACTCGCGTGGGACGCCGTGCTCAGCAGCGCGCGCTGA
- a CDS encoding LacI family DNA-binding transcriptional regulator, translating to MAQKAPTHAPVTIIDVARAAGVSKTTASDALSERGRVSPATRDAVMVAAERLGYSINRSARSLRTATTGAIGLYIPQVLVRSEHYLSFVYGVVNEAAAFDYDVTLIVAAADARPAYSPHVDGIVLIDPVLEDPMITRLLGTGLPVVSSERLPGGRQPAGVVWSNHAQYTTLLLEHLNARGAQHPALIASTTNSDWSHAIQGAYRDWCRTIGVEPRLEVAPFGADTATLQHTARTLLEQSPDTDALIGAGDGVATAISHALAADGRRIGSDILLASCVDSSDLRAAHPPITAIDTKGGEAGQACARLLFDLLQGRVEPPTAQELPLSLNLRDSTARALDISDDSASARLGQRRDD from the coding sequence ATGGCTCAGAAAGCTCCGACGCACGCACCGGTGACGATCATCGACGTCGCCCGGGCCGCCGGCGTCAGCAAGACCACGGCCTCCGACGCCCTCAGCGAGCGTGGCCGGGTCTCGCCGGCGACGCGCGACGCGGTGATGGTCGCCGCGGAACGCCTCGGGTACTCGATCAACCGCTCAGCGCGCTCGCTGCGCACGGCGACCACGGGGGCGATCGGCCTCTACATCCCGCAGGTGCTCGTCCGGAGCGAGCACTACCTGTCTTTCGTGTACGGGGTCGTCAACGAGGCCGCGGCGTTCGACTACGACGTGACGCTCATCGTCGCGGCCGCGGACGCCCGCCCCGCGTACAGCCCGCATGTCGACGGCATCGTGCTCATCGACCCGGTCCTCGAGGACCCGATGATCACCCGGCTGCTGGGGACCGGGCTCCCTGTCGTCTCGTCGGAGCGCCTGCCGGGAGGGCGACAGCCGGCGGGCGTCGTGTGGTCGAACCACGCCCAGTACACCACCTTGCTGCTGGAGCACCTCAACGCCCGCGGCGCGCAGCACCCCGCCCTGATCGCCTCGACCACCAACTCCGACTGGTCGCACGCGATCCAGGGTGCCTACCGCGATTGGTGCCGCACGATCGGTGTCGAGCCCCGCCTCGAGGTGGCCCCGTTCGGAGCCGACACGGCGACACTGCAGCACACCGCCCGGACCCTGCTCGAGCAGTCGCCCGACACCGACGCGCTGATCGGCGCCGGCGACGGGGTGGCCACCGCGATCTCCCACGCGCTCGCTGCGGACGGCCGGAGGATCGGCAGCGACATCCTCCTCGCGTCCTGCGTCGACAGCAGCGACCTCCGCGCCGCGCACCCGCCGATCACCGCGATCGACACCAAGGGCGGCGAAGCCGGCCAGGCGTGCGCCCGCCTGCTCTTCGACCTGCTGCAGGGCCGCGTCGAGCCGCCGACGGCCCAGGAGCTCCCGCTCAGCCTGAACCTCCGGGACTCGACGGCGAGAGCCCTCGACATCTCCGACGATTCCGCCTCCGCACGCCTCGGGCAGCGCCGCGACGACTGA
- a CDS encoding DMT family transporter: MSRWLFLAGAILFEVTASLSLKGALTHPALYLVVAIGYVASFTCLGASLRAGMALGVAYGIWGATGVALTAALSTVFFGEPFTPLMGMGIALIIGGVLLVELGSQAAHRRGAAASVARAAPSPTTAAGSDPVEGGRE; this comes from the coding sequence GTGAGCCGCTGGCTCTTCCTCGCCGGGGCGATCCTCTTCGAGGTGACCGCTTCCCTGTCGCTCAAGGGCGCGCTGACGCATCCCGCGCTCTACCTCGTCGTCGCCATCGGCTACGTCGCGTCGTTCACCTGCCTCGGCGCATCGTTGCGGGCCGGGATGGCGCTCGGCGTCGCGTACGGCATCTGGGGTGCCACCGGCGTCGCCCTCACCGCCGCCCTGTCCACCGTCTTCTTCGGGGAGCCGTTCACCCCGCTGATGGGGATGGGCATCGCCCTCATCATCGGCGGGGTGCTGCTCGTCGAGCTCGGCTCGCAGGCGGCGCACCGCCGCGGGGCGGCCGCGTCCGTGGCGCGAGCGGCACCCTCGCCCACGACCGCCGCGGGTTCCGATCCGGTCGAGGGAGGCCGCGAATGA
- a CDS encoding C45 family autoproteolytic acyltransferase/hydolase: MTVRRFETTQTDPFLRGEELGRAFADGIAANIAGYTELFEVVGVAADDLPPLGLTAIERIASWRPALADELRGLAAGSGRAAWELGMLNARTEILATVGAIGEGECSTSVYLPETGAPRTVQTWDWHDVSNDDTLVVRSRTAEGREVRYFTEFGILGKIGVNSDGVGVHFNILNHAEDGGGMGVPVHAVARGVLDGAGTLEEAVAIALSAEVTASTVLTIVAASTAGPQAVSVELSPGGHATVLPSDGGLLLHTNHFLDDRLAPGELVPGTSSSYRRLDRLRERRASLSSSDPLRRVAGMLIHEADGAPVCCHPDPHLAFEHRWQTLLTISLDLEHAHLQFHEGGPCTASRESWQVF; the protein is encoded by the coding sequence ATGACCGTCCGCCGCTTCGAGACGACCCAGACCGACCCGTTCCTGCGCGGGGAGGAACTCGGTCGCGCCTTCGCCGACGGGATCGCCGCGAACATCGCCGGCTACACCGAGCTGTTCGAGGTTGTCGGCGTCGCCGCCGACGACCTCCCGCCCCTCGGGCTGACCGCGATCGAGCGCATCGCGTCGTGGCGTCCGGCCCTCGCCGACGAGCTCCGCGGGCTCGCGGCCGGCTCGGGACGGGCGGCGTGGGAGCTCGGGATGCTCAACGCGCGAACCGAGATCCTCGCGACCGTCGGCGCGATCGGGGAGGGCGAGTGCTCGACGTCGGTCTACCTCCCGGAGACCGGTGCGCCCCGCACCGTGCAGACCTGGGACTGGCACGACGTCTCCAACGACGACACGCTCGTCGTCCGCTCCCGCACGGCCGAGGGCCGCGAGGTGCGCTACTTCACCGAGTTCGGCATCCTCGGCAAGATCGGCGTGAACAGCGACGGCGTCGGGGTGCACTTCAACATCCTCAACCACGCCGAGGACGGCGGCGGCATGGGCGTCCCGGTGCACGCGGTCGCGCGCGGCGTCCTGGACGGAGCGGGAACGCTGGAGGAGGCGGTGGCGATCGCGCTGTCCGCCGAGGTCACCGCCTCCACGGTGCTCACGATCGTGGCCGCCTCCACTGCGGGTCCGCAGGCGGTCAGCGTGGAGCTGAGCCCCGGCGGTCACGCCACGGTACTGCCCTCCGACGGTGGCCTGCTCCTCCACACCAATCACTTCCTCGACGACCGTCTCGCGCCCGGGGAACTCGTCCCCGGCACCTCCAGCAGCTACCGCCGGCTGGACCGGCTGCGCGAGCGTCGGGCGTCGCTCTCGTCCTCCGATCCTCTGCGGCGGGTGGCCGGTATGCTCATCCACGAGGCGGACGGTGCGCCGGTGTGCTGTCACCCCGACCCCCACCTCGCCTTCGAGCACCGCTGGCAGACCCTGCTCACGATCTCGCTCGACCTGGAGCACGCGCATCTCCAGTTCCACGAAGGCGGCCCGTGCACAGCGTCGCGGGAATCCTGGCAGGTCTTCTAG
- a CDS encoding DMT family transporter, giving the protein MVWLALAGAIVTEVSGTISLRMATTGPSPKRIWYLPVAVGYVLAFTLLSVTLALGLPLGIAYGIWAAVGVALTAVLGRLLFREPLTPVMALGILLIGAGVVLVELGAAH; this is encoded by the coding sequence ATCGTCTGGCTCGCGCTCGCCGGCGCCATCGTCACCGAGGTCTCCGGCACGATCTCCCTCCGCATGGCCACCACCGGCCCCTCTCCGAAACGCATCTGGTACCTCCCTGTGGCGGTCGGCTACGTGCTCGCCTTCACTCTGCTCTCGGTCACCCTCGCCCTCGGTCTCCCGCTCGGGATCGCCTACGGCATCTGGGCCGCCGTCGGCGTCGCCCTCACCGCCGTCCTCGGTCGCCTGCTCTTCCGCGAGCCCCTCACCCCGGTGATGGCGCTCGGCATCCTGCTCATCGGAGCCGGTGTGGTGCTGGTGGAGCTGGGCGCGGCGCACTGA
- a CDS encoding P1 family peptidase — MTPATADHRLTGVPVWGDRIANRDLDLVPLTRTGADRVEYDFPGVEVGVAEYAEGPTGTTVLHIPAGARLAIDARGGAIGLSSGFEYFAHAICLTGGSVYGLSAGSGVADELRARGGNRGAVDDLKLVSTAVIYDFSARDNAIFPDAALGRAAIRAAEHGSVPVGRVGAGASASAGKLSYARTELTGQGAAFGQVGRARVLVITVVNPVGVIVDRDGDVIRGNYDAATGRRRRLEPDYLAALERAQRPASERGNTTITAVVTNVRLSDRELIHFGRQVHSSMNRAIQPFHTALDGDTLFALTTDEVDLDERDAAESADDPITAIAVGALASELAWDAVLRAAR, encoded by the coding sequence GTGACACCCGCCACCGCCGACCACCGACTCACCGGCGTGCCGGTGTGGGGCGACCGCATCGCCAACCGCGATCTCGACCTCGTCCCGCTCACGCGCACCGGCGCCGACCGCGTCGAATACGACTTCCCCGGCGTGGAGGTCGGCGTGGCCGAGTACGCGGAAGGCCCGACCGGCACCACCGTGCTCCACATCCCGGCCGGAGCCCGCCTTGCGATCGACGCCCGGGGCGGGGCCATCGGCCTGAGCAGCGGGTTCGAGTACTTCGCACACGCGATCTGCTTGACCGGCGGCTCGGTGTACGGGCTGTCGGCGGGTTCCGGGGTCGCCGACGAACTGCGGGCGCGCGGCGGCAACCGCGGTGCCGTCGACGACCTGAAGCTCGTCTCCACCGCGGTCATCTACGACTTCTCGGCCCGCGACAACGCGATCTTCCCGGACGCGGCCCTCGGCCGGGCCGCGATCCGTGCCGCCGAGCACGGCAGCGTCCCGGTCGGCCGGGTCGGCGCCGGAGCGAGCGCGAGCGCGGGCAAGCTGTCCTACGCGCGCACCGAGCTCACCGGCCAGGGCGCTGCATTCGGTCAGGTGGGCCGTGCACGCGTCCTCGTCATCACCGTGGTCAACCCCGTCGGCGTGATCGTCGACAGGGACGGCGACGTGATCCGCGGCAACTACGACGCGGCCACCGGCCGTCGCCGTCGCCTGGAGCCGGACTACCTGGCGGCGCTCGAGCGCGCGCAGCGGCCGGCCTCCGAGCGCGGCAACACGACGATCACCGCCGTGGTGACCAACGTGCGGTTGAGCGACAGGGAGCTGATCCACTTCGGCAGGCAGGTGCACAGCTCGATGAACCGCGCCATCCAGCCGTTCCACACCGCGCTCGACGGCGACACCCTGTTCGCACTGACCACCGACGAGGTCGATCTCGACGAACGGGACGCCGCCGAGAGCGCGGACGATCCGATCACCGCCATCGCCGTCGGCGCGCTCGCCTCCGAGCTCGCCTGGGACGCGGTGCTGCGAGCGGCGCGATGA